From the genome of Thunnus thynnus chromosome 1, fThuThy2.1, whole genome shotgun sequence, one region includes:
- the krtcap3 gene encoding keratinocyte-associated protein 3, producing MCNFDKDKGPRRLMKKGLTLILVGHINFILGAIVHGNVLRHISKPGQQITTEYTATNVISVTSGLLSIATGIIAIVVSRNLHVFKLQIGLLIASFFNALLSAACCTGLLLAISITVAHNGQGLMLGCNNTEVPIDARSPISAQCPFDTTRIYDTTLALWITCSVLAAVEVGLSVWCFIVGLALRGLPPCGNSYIKEQLEEEAGCSPHSRRLIGRRLNPDA from the exons ATGTGCAATTTTG ATAAGGACAAAGGGCCAAGGAGGCTGATGAAAAAGGGGTTAACACTCATCCTGGTCGGCCATATTAACTTCATCCTTGGAGCTATTGTCCATGGCAATGTCCTCCGCCACATTTCCAAACCCGGCcaacaaatcacaacagaatACACTGCAACCAATGTCATCTCTGTCACATCTGGCCTGCTG AGCATTGCCACTGGGATTATTGCCATCGTGGTGTCAAGGAACCTTCATGTCTTCAAACTG cAAATAGGACTTCTAATTGCATCATTCTTCAACGCCCTGCTGTCAGCAGCATGCTGCACTGGACTCCTCTTGGCCATCAGTATCACTGTCGCACACAATGGACAGGGTTTGATGCTAGGATGCAACAATACAGAGGTTCCCATTGACGCTCGGTCACCTATCAGTGCCCAATGCCCGTTTGATACAACACGGATCTAT GACACCACCCTGGCGCTGTGGATCACTTGTTCTGTGTTGGCAGCGGTTGAGGTCGGCCTCTCTGTCTGGTGCTTCATCGTTGGATTGGCTCTCAGAGGGCTGCCACCCTGTGGGAACAGCTACATCAAAgagcag TTGGAGGAAGAGGCCGGGTGCTCTCCCCACAGCCGACGCCTTATTGGACGGCGCTTGAATCCTGATGCCTAA